TTCGCGGCAACGGCGCCATCGGAATTGCCCGAAACATGATGGGCGCTACCTTTGGAAGCAAGGCCAATCCGGGCACGATCCGGGGCGATTTCGGCGTGAGCAATTCGTTCAACCTCATCCACGGTTCCGACAGCCCGGAAGCCGCGGAGCGCGAGCTGAAACTGTTCTTCCAGCCCGGCGAGGTGCTCAACTGGAATCGCGCGAGTGAGACCTGGGTCTACGACATGTCGGGCGGCAAACCGGAGTGAGGCGTGGCCTCACAGCCAGAGACTCGGAAGATCCTGTTTTCCTCAGGTTCCATCTTTGAATCCGAAATCGGATATTCACGCGCCGTCGCCGTCGGCGATCAGGTTTTCGTCTCGGGAACAACGGGTTTCGACTATTCGACAATGTCGATCGCTTCCCAAATCGAGCAGCAGGCCGAGCATTGCCTGTTGAACATTTCCGCGGCTCTCAACAAAGCCGGAGCGACGATCTCCGAGGTCGTGCGCGTTCACTACATTCTGCCGGACGCTTCGGAGTTTCCGCGAGTGTGGCCGATTCTTCGAAAGCATTTCGGTGAATCACGACCGGCGGCAACGATGTTTCAAGCCGGGCTGGCGGATTCGCGAATGCGAATCGAGATCGAAGTTACATCGCTGCGCGGCTGCGGACAGCCCGCGAAGCAGAGAAAATAACGTTGCTGGCTCTCGAACTCAGGCGGGCGACGCCGGCCGAATAGTCCCCACCACCGCCGGTTCCTGCGTCGCGATCTGATCCGCGATTTCGCGGCGATGGATCTCGACATGTCGCGGAAAATCGAAGGCGACGCGCACGCGCTCCCCCTTGATCGAAGCGATCCGGACCACGCCGATTGGATTGCGCGGATCGCCGATGACGATTTCTTCTCCTTCGCGACGCGTAATGACCAACATGAGACCACTCCCTGGCTCGTGCCCCCGGCTCGGGCAAAGTCCTTTTCACGGGAACCCGATCCCGTATGTCGAAACGGCCTTCACCACAGGCCTTAACCACCGAGGAGATGGTATACCACATCGAGCCGGTGTTTTGGAAGGAGAATCCGATGGATTCCGCACCTCTGGCTCGTGTAAACAATGCCGATTCAATGACTTGGGAGCGAATATCCTGTCGCTAGACCACCGCCCGCACACCATGGACCTCGGGAACGTGTGCCTTCAGATTCCGCTCGATACCCAATTGCAGGGTCAGGCGGCTCGAAGGGCATCCCACGCACGCACCATGGAGGCGTACCTCGACCGTGCCGTCCGGCGTGATCCCGACAAGTTCAAC
The DNA window shown above is from Phycisphaeraceae bacterium and carries:
- a CDS encoding RidA family protein yields the protein MASQPETRKILFSSGSIFESEIGYSRAVAVGDQVFVSGTTGFDYSTMSIASQIEQQAEHCLLNISAALNKAGATISEVVRVHYILPDASEFPRVWPILRKHFGESRPAATMFQAGLADSRMRIEIEVTSLRGCGQPAKQRK
- the ndk gene encoding nucleoside-diphosphate kinase, which produces METTLIILKPDAVQRGLCGRIISRFEEKGLQVVGMKLMQISQQLAATHYEAHQSKPFYAGLVRFMTSSPVVVLAVRGNGAIGIARNMMGATFGSKANPGTIRGDFGVSNSFNLIHGSDSPEAAERELKLFFQPGEVLNWNRASETWVYDMSGGKPE
- a CDS encoding NifU family protein, with amino-acid sequence MSDPIKERVAKVISLIRPAVQSDGGDVELVGITPDGTVEVRLHGACVGCPSSRLTLQLGIERNLKAHVPEVHGVRAVV
- a CDS encoding carbon storage regulator: MLVITRREGEEIVIGDPRNPIGVVRIASIKGERVRVAFDFPRHVEIHRREIADQIATQEPAVVGTIRPASPA